One Nonomuraea angiospora DNA segment encodes these proteins:
- a CDS encoding adenosine deaminase, which yields MARPLNTLPKAHLHLHFTGSMRHSTLIELAREQGLHLPDALEEDWPPKLRATDERGWFRFQRLYDIARSVLTRPEHVYRLLRETAEDEAAAGSRWLEIQVDPSGYAQRFGGLTATLELTLDAARLAAEHAGIGIAVVVAANRTRHPLDANTLARLATQYAGKGVVGFGLSNDERRGAARDFERAFRIAKRGGLLSVPHGGELLGPRSVAQCVDDLDADRVGHGVRAAEDERLMHRLADRQICCEVCPTSNVGLGVAERAADVPLRRLFDAGVPIALGSDDPLLFGARLLSQYELTRDVYGFSDAELAELARQSLRASAAPEPVRKELLAGVDEWLTGSAE from the coding sequence ATGGCAAGGCCCCTGAACACGCTGCCCAAGGCGCATCTTCACCTGCACTTCACCGGATCGATGCGGCATTCCACGCTTATCGAGCTGGCCAGGGAGCAGGGGCTGCACCTGCCGGACGCGCTGGAGGAGGACTGGCCGCCCAAGCTGCGGGCCACCGACGAGCGCGGGTGGTTCAGGTTCCAGCGGCTGTACGACATCGCCAGGTCCGTGCTGACCCGCCCGGAGCACGTCTACCGGCTGCTACGCGAGACGGCCGAGGACGAGGCGGCGGCCGGGTCCCGGTGGCTGGAGATCCAGGTGGACCCGTCGGGGTACGCGCAGCGGTTCGGCGGGCTGACGGCGACGCTGGAGCTGACGCTGGACGCGGCGCGCCTGGCGGCCGAGCACGCGGGGATCGGGATCGCGGTGGTCGTGGCGGCCAACAGGACCCGCCACCCGCTCGACGCCAACACGCTGGCCCGGCTCGCCACCCAGTACGCCGGCAAGGGCGTGGTGGGGTTCGGGCTGTCCAACGACGAGCGGCGGGGCGCGGCCAGGGACTTCGAGCGGGCGTTCAGGATCGCCAAGCGGGGCGGGCTGCTGTCCGTGCCGCACGGGGGCGAGCTGCTGGGCCCGCGCAGCGTGGCGCAGTGCGTGGACGACCTGGACGCGGACCGGGTCGGGCACGGGGTGCGGGCGGCGGAGGACGAGCGGCTCATGCACCGGCTGGCCGACCGGCAGATCTGCTGCGAGGTCTGCCCCACCTCCAACGTGGGCCTGGGCGTGGCCGAGCGGGCCGCCGACGTGCCGCTGCGGCGGCTGTTCGACGCGGGCGTGCCGATCGCCCTGGGGTCCGACGACCCGCTGCTGTTCGGCGCGCGGCTGCTGAGCCAGTACGAGCTGACCAGGGACGTCTACGGTTTCAGCGACGCGGAGCTGGCCGAGCTGGCCCGCCAGTCCCTGCGCGCCTCCGCGGCTCCCGAGCCGGTGCGCAAGGAGCTGCTCGCGGGCGTGGACGAGTGGCTGACGGGCTCAGCCGAGTGA
- a CDS encoding SigE family RNA polymerase sigma factor — MTDDDEAAFDEFLAARSTSLLRTAILVCGATEHDAEDLVQHALEKVYRHWPRIRRDNPEAYARKVVVNAAISKARRRKIVQEITFARPPETAADAPDLDLRHALIRELRRLPPKMRAVLVLRYWEDQSEGDTAALLGCSAGTVKSQAARGLARIRENMNVAKEVTR, encoded by the coding sequence ATGACAGATGACGATGAGGCGGCCTTCGACGAGTTCCTGGCCGCCCGGAGCACCTCGCTGCTGCGCACCGCGATCCTGGTCTGCGGAGCGACCGAGCACGACGCCGAGGACCTGGTGCAGCACGCGCTGGAGAAGGTCTACCGGCACTGGCCGCGGATCAGGCGCGACAACCCGGAGGCGTACGCGCGCAAGGTCGTCGTGAACGCGGCGATCAGCAAGGCGCGGCGGCGCAAGATCGTGCAGGAGATCACCTTCGCCCGGCCGCCGGAGACCGCCGCCGACGCCCCCGACCTCGACCTGCGCCACGCGCTCATCAGGGAGCTGCGCAGGCTGCCGCCCAAGATGCGGGCCGTGCTCGTCCTGCGCTACTGGGAGGACCAGTCGGAAGGGGACACCGCGGCCCTGCTGGGCTGCTCGGCCGGGACCGTGAAGAGCCAGGCGGCGCGGGGGCTCGCCAGGATCCGCGAAAAC